One genomic segment of Protaetiibacter intestinalis includes these proteins:
- the def gene encoding peptide deformylase has translation MAVLPIRITGDPVLHSRAQEVEEIDESLFTLVHDMEDTMSAAPGVGLAAPQVGVPLRLFVYNWRDEEGVLHRGTAINPQLLISPPPVGVPDPDDESEGCLSIPGERFPLLRSRTALLRAVELDGKPYELLVNGWLARIFQHEFDHLDGILYADRLDDAHARAAQRTVRRRKWGVPGQSWLPGRDHLED, from the coding sequence ATGGCCGTCCTCCCGATCCGGATCACCGGAGACCCCGTGCTGCACAGTCGCGCGCAGGAGGTGGAGGAGATCGACGAGAGCCTGTTCACCCTCGTGCACGACATGGAGGACACCATGTCGGCCGCGCCGGGCGTCGGGCTCGCCGCCCCGCAGGTGGGCGTGCCCCTGCGCCTGTTCGTCTACAACTGGCGCGACGAGGAGGGCGTGCTGCATCGCGGCACCGCCATCAACCCGCAGCTGCTCATCTCGCCGCCGCCCGTCGGCGTGCCGGATCCGGACGACGAGTCGGAGGGCTGCCTCTCGATCCCGGGCGAGCGCTTCCCGCTGCTGCGCTCGCGCACGGCGCTGCTGCGCGCCGTGGAGCTCGACGGCAAGCCCTACGAGCTGCTCGTGAACGGTTGGCTCGCCCGCATCTTCCAGCACGAGTTCGACCACCTGGACGGCATCCTGTACGCCGACCGTCTCGACGACGCGCACGCGCGCGCCGCGCAGCGCACCGTGCGCCGCCGCAAGTGGGGTGTTCCGGGGCAGTCCTGGCTCCCCGGTCGCGACCACCTCGAGGACTGA
- a CDS encoding DMT family transporter: MLDPIPLADDVAQLFEGSTPIGILIAIVGAVFLALGAQLQHRGVEKVEERYGTGEKAGLSGGQLLRLLARPSWLFGTIMLGLAIVMQLTALGFAPLIVVQPIGIVALVLTSILNARVSHVKLDRPAILAITMCVLGIGAFVTIAAFYATEHIIGETQLIIILGILGLVLLALAAAFVFFRKRLTALFYIAAGGILYGFVASIAKVVINRILNGNASWVTVVGAVGLLLALALGFYFVQTAYSVGAPDLVIAGLTVIDPLVAIAIGIFVLGEASETPVWALVMWVLSGGVAIYGVFQLAKHHPQTHHRDEPGEFATLR, encoded by the coding sequence GTGCTCGACCCCATCCCCCTCGCCGACGACGTCGCGCAGCTGTTCGAGGGGTCGACGCCCATCGGGATCCTCATCGCGATCGTGGGCGCCGTCTTCCTCGCACTCGGTGCGCAACTGCAGCACCGCGGCGTGGAGAAGGTCGAGGAGCGCTACGGCACAGGCGAGAAGGCCGGCCTCTCGGGCGGTCAGCTGCTGCGGCTGCTCGCCCGACCGAGCTGGCTGTTCGGCACGATCATGCTGGGACTCGCCATCGTGATGCAGCTCACGGCGCTCGGCTTCGCACCGCTCATCGTCGTGCAGCCGATCGGCATCGTGGCGCTCGTGCTCACCTCGATCCTCAACGCGCGGGTCTCGCACGTGAAGCTCGACCGGCCGGCGATCCTCGCGATCACCATGTGCGTGCTCGGCATCGGCGCCTTCGTGACGATCGCGGCGTTCTACGCGACCGAGCACATCATCGGCGAGACGCAGCTCATCATCATCCTCGGCATCCTGGGGCTCGTGCTGCTCGCCCTCGCGGCCGCGTTCGTGTTCTTCCGCAAGCGCCTCACGGCGCTCTTCTACATCGCCGCGGGCGGCATCCTGTACGGCTTCGTCGCCTCGATCGCGAAGGTCGTCATCAACCGCATCCTCAACGGCAACGCGAGCTGGGTGACCGTCGTCGGCGCCGTCGGCCTGCTGCTCGCCCTCGCGCTCGGCTTCTACTTCGTGCAGACGGCGTACTCGGTGGGCGCACCCGACCTCGTGATCGCGGGGCTCACGGTCATCGACCCGCTGGTGGCGATCGCGATCGGCATCTTCGTGCTCGGGGAGGCGTCCGAGACCCCCGTCTGGGCGCTCGTCATGTGGGTGCTCTCGGGTGGGGTCGCCATCTACGGCGTCTTCCAACTCGCGAAACACCATCCGCAGACCCACCACCGCGATGAGCCCGGGGAATTCGCGACCCTGAGGTAG
- a CDS encoding HNH endonuclease signature motif containing protein codes for MRKRPDPVAVADAALGRVVAIQAQMDALSAARAEALLEFEAAFAVAYPPSAAPLRERAERAELACALRMPERAVETLLGESRMLTRQLPATFAALGEGLFSYRHAQVLIDETAELDPVDREAVERVALGVARSVTVAQFRRKVRRLRERRNPESMVERVRTAHTRRELVLEPARDGMAYLGIYTNAVDAAAIYEKATTAAGHAVEDGDPRTLTQLRVDVLVDALLERDSTLGLGRTMLETMNADPDELLAIQETTVGPFAGIIPTVIVTVPIGTLLGGNQPGNLEGVGPIDAATARKLTSHAPVLYRMLTDPDTGTGLSMGRTAYRVPEPLRRWLRVRDGSCRFPMCLICTRRCDIDHTRDWATQNGPTDHDNLAHLSRGHHTLKHHGGWKVVQDTRGVLQWTSYLGREYTTLPDAS; via the coding sequence ATGAGGAAACGACCCGATCCGGTTGCTGTGGCGGATGCCGCCCTGGGTCGTGTCGTGGCGATCCAGGCGCAGATGGATGCTCTGTCGGCGGCGCGTGCGGAGGCTCTGTTGGAGTTCGAGGCGGCGTTCGCGGTGGCGTATCCGCCGTCGGCTGCTCCGTTGCGGGAGCGTGCTGAGCGGGCGGAGTTGGCGTGTGCGTTGCGGATGCCGGAACGGGCTGTCGAGACGCTGTTGGGTGAGTCGCGGATGCTGACTCGGCAACTGCCTGCAACGTTCGCCGCGTTGGGGGAAGGGTTGTTCTCGTATCGGCATGCGCAGGTGCTGATCGACGAGACCGCGGAACTGGACCCGGTGGATCGGGAGGCGGTGGAGCGGGTGGCGCTCGGGGTTGCCAGGTCGGTGACGGTGGCACAGTTCCGCAGGAAGGTGCGCCGGTTGCGGGAGCGACGGAACCCGGAGTCGATGGTCGAACGGGTGCGCACCGCCCACACCCGACGTGAACTCGTGCTCGAACCTGCCCGAGACGGGATGGCATACCTGGGCATCTACACCAACGCGGTCGACGCGGCGGCGATCTACGAGAAAGCCACCACCGCCGCCGGACACGCCGTGGAGGATGGGGATCCGCGGACGTTGACCCAGTTGCGGGTCGACGTGCTCGTCGACGCCCTCCTGGAACGCGACTCCACGCTCGGGTTGGGTCGGACCATGTTGGAGACCATGAACGCGGACCCGGACGAGTTGTTGGCGATCCAGGAGACCACCGTGGGACCGTTCGCCGGCATCATCCCGACCGTCATCGTCACCGTCCCGATCGGCACTCTCCTCGGCGGGAACCAACCGGGGAACCTGGAAGGGGTCGGGCCGATCGACGCCGCCACCGCACGCAAACTCACCTCCCACGCACCCGTGCTGTATCGGATGCTCACCGACCCAGACACCGGGACCGGGCTGTCGATGGGACGCACCGCCTACCGGGTCCCCGAACCATTGCGACGATGGCTGCGGGTCCGAGACGGATCATGCCGGTTCCCGATGTGCCTCATCTGCACCCGACGATGCGACATCGACCACACCCGCGACTGGGCAACCCAGAACGGACCCACCGACCACGACAACCTCGCCCACCTCTCCCGCGGACACCACACCCTGAAACACCACGGCGGATGGAAAGTCGTCCAAGACACCCGCGGGGTACTGCAATGGACCTCCTACCTCGGCA
- a CDS encoding glycosyltransferase produces the protein MSDAPSSNPASAPRLTVLIGADTFTPDVNGAATFTRNLAAGLARRGHEVHVMAPAQRGKVGTFTEEHEGVPLTVHRVYSWRWLPHPWLRFMLPWRVKANAERIVREVKPDAVHFQSHIVVGRGLATAAKRHGIQLIGTNHVMPENILQHVTVLPNAMLGWLASIQWGSARKWFSMADAVTTPTRRAAEFFEKGTGLDHVLAISCGIDTSFYTADFSPRTENVIAFLGRLDEEKYIHELLEAAAKLGDLDVRVEIIGGGEVRKQLEARARELGIAERVNFRGRVSDEVLRSTLTSASVFAMPSRAELQSIATMEALASGLPVVAADAMALPHLVHPGENGYLYQPGDIDEFAAHLRAVLTAPPAEFERLQRGALRTVEAHDIQRTLDIFEALYRGESVVDPDTEGELAR, from the coding sequence GTGAGCGACGCCCCGTCGTCGAACCCCGCCTCCGCGCCACGCCTGACCGTTCTCATCGGCGCCGACACCTTCACCCCGGATGTCAACGGCGCCGCCACGTTCACGCGCAACCTCGCCGCCGGCCTCGCCCGTCGCGGGCACGAGGTGCACGTCATGGCGCCCGCGCAGCGCGGCAAGGTCGGCACCTTCACCGAGGAGCACGAGGGGGTGCCGCTCACGGTGCACCGCGTGTACTCGTGGCGTTGGCTGCCGCACCCGTGGCTGCGGTTCATGCTGCCCTGGCGGGTCAAGGCCAACGCCGAGCGCATCGTGCGCGAGGTGAAGCCGGATGCGGTGCACTTCCAGTCGCACATCGTCGTCGGGCGAGGGCTCGCCACGGCGGCGAAGCGCCACGGCATCCAGCTGATCGGCACCAACCACGTGATGCCGGAAAACATCCTGCAGCACGTCACCGTACTGCCGAACGCGATGCTCGGCTGGCTCGCGAGCATCCAGTGGGGCTCGGCGCGCAAGTGGTTCTCGATGGCGGATGCCGTGACGACGCCCACGCGCCGCGCGGCCGAGTTCTTCGAGAAGGGCACGGGGCTCGACCACGTGCTCGCGATCTCGTGCGGCATCGACACGAGCTTCTACACGGCCGACTTCTCGCCGCGCACCGAGAACGTCATCGCCTTCCTCGGGCGGCTCGACGAGGAGAAGTACATCCACGAACTGCTCGAGGCCGCCGCGAAGCTCGGCGACCTCGACGTGCGGGTCGAGATCATCGGCGGCGGCGAGGTGCGCAAGCAGCTCGAGGCGCGGGCGCGTGAGCTCGGCATCGCCGAGCGGGTGAACTTCCGCGGTCGGGTCTCGGACGAGGTGCTGCGCAGCACCCTCACCTCGGCATCCGTGTTCGCGATGCCGTCGCGTGCCGAGCTGCAGTCGATCGCGACGATGGAGGCGCTCGCCTCGGGGCTTCCGGTGGTGGCCGCCGACGCGATGGCGCTGCCGCACCTCGTGCACCCCGGCGAGAACGGCTACCTGTACCAGCCGGGCGACATCGACGAGTTCGCCGCGCACCTGCGCGCGGTGCTCACGGCGCCGCCCGCCGAGTTCGAGCGGCTGCAGCGCGGGGCGCTGCGCACGGTCGAGGCCCACGACATCCAGCGCACCCTCGACATCTTCGAGGCGCTCTACCGCGGCGAGAGCGTCGTCGACCCCGACACCGAGGGGGAGCTCGCGCGGTGA
- a CDS encoding tyrosine-type recombinase/integrase, with the protein MEALALWPGRNYAGGGRWRGALNWSKRLDYESFYRRRFRAAAEAIGRPTLRFHDLRHTAASLWALSGMPMERVAAALGHADTGVTYRTYLHFFPDAWDADMARFEASLAAPSARVTPLQREAWGGPGAQR; encoded by the coding sequence GTGGAAGCGCTCGCCCTGTGGCCGGGACGCAACTACGCGGGCGGCGGCCGGTGGCGCGGGGCGCTCAACTGGTCGAAGCGCCTCGACTACGAATCGTTCTACCGGCGGCGGTTCCGCGCAGCAGCCGAGGCGATCGGTCGGCCCACACTGAGGTTCCACGACCTGCGGCACACCGCCGCGAGCTTGTGGGCGCTGTCAGGCATGCCGATGGAGCGTGTTGCCGCAGCCCTCGGACATGCCGACACCGGCGTCACCTATAGGACCTACCTGCACTTCTTCCCCGACGCCTGGGACGCCGACATGGCGCGCTTCGAGGCGAGCCTCGCAGCCCCGAGCGCGCGGGTCACTCCGTTGCAACGGGAGGCGTGGGGCGGGCCAGGAGCCCAGCGGTGA